In Streptomyces ambofaciens ATCC 23877, a single genomic region encodes these proteins:
- the msrB gene encoding peptide-methionine (R)-S-oxide reductase MsrB, which translates to MSYDVEKPDEQWREELAPAEYAVLRQAATEPAFTGEYTDTKTEGVYSCRACGADLFTSTTKFESHCGWPSFFDPKDTDAVELIEDRSHGMVRTEVRCARCGSHLGHVFKGEGYPTPTDQRYCINSIALRLRPAEG; encoded by the coding sequence ATGTCGTACGACGTCGAGAAGCCGGACGAGCAGTGGCGCGAGGAACTGGCCCCGGCCGAGTACGCGGTCCTGCGCCAGGCCGCCACGGAGCCGGCCTTCACCGGTGAGTACACCGACACCAAGACCGAGGGCGTCTACTCCTGCCGGGCCTGCGGTGCCGACCTGTTCACCTCCACGACCAAGTTCGAGTCGCACTGCGGCTGGCCGTCCTTCTTCGACCCGAAGGACACCGACGCGGTCGAGCTGATCGAGGACCGGTCGCACGGCATGGTGCGCACGGAGGTGCGGTGCGCCCGGTGCGGGTCGCACCTCGGGCACGTGTTCAAGGGCGAGGGCTATCCGACCCCGACCGACCAGCGGTACTGCATCAACAGCATCGCGCTGCGGCTCCGGCCCGCCGAGGGCTGA
- a CDS encoding sensor histidine kinase: protein MIPRLWRAYRRLRLGTRLALGLGVLSLVVFAVVGTALTASMRDYLERQLADQMKLVQVVQSKDAAEHGTVRRKPYYGWYTAVYDVSGGSADLRTPAEVPADSRALTALARTMARSDEDLTRTVRIGGHGPYLLRACEVRPGVVLVSAAPLGDVEDTVEQLVTVQVVAFGLALLALVVFGRRMLRRGLKPLSDMAGTAHGIASHDLSESAARLPLRVDGRDGGREVAELRTAFNTMLEHIDNSLAVRAEAERRLRRFVADASHELRTPLMSVRGYADLFQYAAANEPGERERHLARLRAEAARMGVLLDDLLLLARLDADEVEAPLRWEDADLAELVRQAADAFRAGHPEHPLTVTTGPAAVRLRLDPQRVRQVLDNLLTNAAVHTPPGTRVSVTLSVASGAARVAVADRGPGVPAADRERIFDRFYRVDKARSRDRGGSGLGLAVAGSLVRAHGGTIELGGEPGVTVFTVTLPAAAR, encoded by the coding sequence GTGATACCCCGGCTGTGGCGGGCCTACCGCCGGCTGCGGCTCGGGACCCGCCTGGCGCTGGGGCTCGGGGTGCTGTCGCTGGTGGTGTTCGCCGTGGTCGGCACGGCGCTGACCGCGTCCATGCGGGACTACCTGGAGCGGCAGCTCGCGGATCAGATGAAGCTGGTGCAGGTCGTGCAGTCCAAGGACGCGGCGGAGCACGGCACGGTGCGGCGCAAGCCCTACTACGGCTGGTACACGGCCGTGTACGACGTGTCCGGCGGCTCGGCCGATCTGCGCACCCCCGCCGAGGTGCCGGCCGACAGCCGTGCGCTCACCGCCCTCGCGCGGACGATGGCCCGCTCGGACGAGGACCTCACCCGCACCGTGCGGATCGGCGGGCACGGCCCCTATCTGCTGCGGGCCTGCGAGGTGCGGCCCGGGGTGGTGCTGGTCAGCGCCGCGCCCCTGGGGGACGTCGAGGACACCGTGGAGCAGCTGGTCACGGTGCAGGTCGTCGCCTTCGGCCTGGCGCTGCTGGCACTGGTGGTGTTCGGGCGGCGGATGCTGCGGCGCGGGCTGAAGCCGCTGAGCGACATGGCCGGCACGGCGCACGGCATCGCCTCGCACGACCTGAGCGAGTCGGCGGCCCGGCTGCCGCTGCGGGTGGACGGCCGGGACGGCGGCCGCGAGGTGGCCGAGCTGCGGACCGCGTTCAACACGATGCTGGAGCACATCGACAACTCGCTGGCGGTGCGCGCCGAGGCCGAGCGGCGGCTGCGCCGGTTCGTCGCGGACGCCTCGCACGAGCTGCGCACCCCCCTGATGTCCGTACGGGGTTACGCCGACCTGTTCCAGTACGCGGCGGCCAACGAGCCCGGGGAACGGGAGCGGCACCTGGCCCGGCTGCGCGCGGAGGCGGCCCGGATGGGCGTGCTCCTGGACGACCTCCTGCTGCTCGCCCGGCTGGACGCGGACGAGGTGGAGGCACCCCTGCGGTGGGAGGACGCGGATCTGGCGGAGCTGGTACGGCAGGCGGCGGACGCCTTCCGCGCCGGTCACCCGGAGCATCCGCTGACGGTGACGACCGGGCCGGCGGCGGTGAGGCTGCGCTTGGACCCGCAGCGCGTCCGGCAGGTGCTCGACAACCTGCTCACCAACGCCGCCGTGCACACGCCGCCGGGCACGCGGGTCTCGGTCACGCTGTCCGTGGCGTCCGGCGCGGCGCGGGTGGCCGTCGCCGACCGGGGACCGGGCGTCCCGGCCGCCGACCGGGAGCGGATCTTCGACCGCTTCTACCGCGTCGACAAGGCCCGCAGCCGGGACCGCGGCGGCAGCGGTCTGGGCCTGGCGGTCGCCGGTTCGCTGGTGCGGGCGCACGGCGGGACGATCGAGCTGGGCGGCGAACCGGGCGTGACGGTCTTCACCGTGACGCTGCCGGCCGCCGCCCGGTGA
- a CDS encoding ABC transporter ATP-binding protein, producing the protein MIRMESVTKRYPDGTVAVDRLSLEIPDRSITVLVGPSGCGKTTTLRMINRMVEPTEGTISLDGADLQQQPVTTLRRSMGYVIQNAGLFQHRTILDNIATVPRMIGWGKQKSRERAAELMERVGLDASLGKRYPYQLSGGQQQRVGVARALAADPPVLLMDEPFSAVDPVVRKGLQDELLRIQDELGKTIVFVTHDIDEAVKLGSMVAVMRTGGRLAQFAPPAELLSDPADDFVEDFLGADRGIRRLSFFPSAGLELTTRPVVRVDATAEQLAAADGPYLLVTDADGRPLGWAEPRDLTPGALVPERLLSHGRPFLPGTDSLRAALDCAVLSPTGWAVAVDADGRVTGVVSQQAVGEAIRAAHGAGPAAGTPAARPATAAVTEAAP; encoded by the coding sequence TTGATACGGATGGAATCAGTCACCAAGCGGTACCCGGACGGCACCGTGGCGGTCGACCGGCTGTCGCTGGAGATACCGGACCGCTCGATCACGGTCCTCGTCGGACCCTCGGGCTGCGGCAAGACGACGACCCTGCGGATGATCAACAGGATGGTCGAGCCCACGGAGGGCACCATCTCCCTGGACGGCGCCGACCTCCAGCAGCAGCCGGTCACCACCCTGCGCCGGTCGATGGGGTACGTCATCCAGAACGCCGGGCTCTTCCAGCACCGGACGATCCTGGACAACATCGCCACCGTGCCCCGCATGATCGGCTGGGGCAAGCAGAAGTCCCGGGAACGGGCGGCCGAACTGATGGAACGGGTGGGGCTCGACGCCTCCCTCGGCAAGCGGTACCCGTACCAGCTCTCCGGCGGCCAGCAGCAGCGCGTCGGCGTGGCGCGGGCGCTCGCCGCCGACCCGCCCGTGCTCCTCATGGACGAGCCGTTCTCCGCGGTCGACCCCGTCGTCCGCAAGGGGCTCCAGGACGAACTCCTGCGCATCCAGGACGAGCTGGGCAAGACCATCGTCTTCGTCACGCACGACATCGACGAGGCCGTCAAACTGGGCTCCATGGTCGCGGTGATGCGCACCGGCGGCCGGCTCGCCCAGTTCGCGCCGCCCGCCGAGCTCTTGTCCGACCCCGCGGACGACTTCGTCGAGGACTTCCTCGGCGCCGACCGCGGCATCCGCCGGCTGTCCTTCTTCCCCTCCGCGGGCCTGGAGCTGACGACCCGCCCGGTCGTGCGGGTCGACGCCACCGCCGAGCAACTCGCCGCGGCCGACGGCCCGTATCTGCTGGTGACCGACGCGGACGGCCGACCGCTGGGCTGGGCCGAGCCGCGGGACCTGACCCCCGGCGCCCTCGTGCCCGAGCGCCTCCTGTCCCACGGGCGGCCGTTCCTGCCCGGCACCGATTCGCTGCGGGCCGCCCTGGACTGCGCGGTGCTCTCGCCGACCGGCTGGGCCGTCGCCGTGGACGCCGACGGCCGGGTGACCGGCGTCGTCTCCCAGCAGGCCGTCGGTGAGGCGATCCGCGCCGCTCACGGTGCGGGACCCGCGGCCGGGACGCCGGCCGCACGGCCCGCCACCGCCGCCGTCACCGAGGCCGCCCCGTGA
- a CDS encoding response regulator transcription factor — protein MGCGRTVAQYVRVEKVRLLVVDDDPPIADLVATVARYEGWEAVTANTGEQALRLAAGFRPDIVVLDLMLPDVDGFGVLDRLRGSGTMVPVVFLTARDGVADRVAGLTRGGDDYLVKPFAVEELMARLRTVLRRSAGPDLRRAVLRVGDLTMDEDTREVRRGERRLSLTPTEYEVLRYLMRKSPAVLTKAQILDHVWEYGFGGRSNVVELVVSRLRRKLGDADGAGEPLIRTVRGFGYVIRQAAR, from the coding sequence ATGGGGTGCGGGCGGACGGTGGCGCAGTATGTGCGGGTGGAAAAAGTGCGACTCCTCGTGGTGGACGACGATCCGCCCATCGCCGACCTCGTGGCCACCGTCGCCCGCTACGAGGGCTGGGAGGCGGTCACCGCGAACACCGGCGAGCAGGCGCTGCGGCTGGCCGCCGGGTTCCGTCCGGACATCGTGGTGCTCGACCTGATGCTGCCGGACGTCGACGGCTTCGGTGTCCTGGACCGGCTGCGCGGCTCGGGCACGATGGTGCCGGTGGTGTTCCTCACCGCGCGCGACGGTGTGGCCGACCGGGTGGCGGGGCTGACCCGGGGCGGTGACGACTATCTGGTCAAGCCGTTCGCCGTGGAGGAGTTGATGGCCCGGCTGCGGACCGTGCTGCGGCGCAGCGCCGGGCCGGATCTCCGGCGGGCGGTGCTGCGGGTGGGGGACCTGACGATGGACGAGGACACCCGTGAGGTGCGCCGGGGCGAGCGGCGGCTGTCGCTGACCCCCACCGAGTACGAGGTGCTGCGCTACCTCATGCGCAAGTCACCGGCCGTGCTGACCAAGGCGCAGATCCTCGACCACGTGTGGGAGTACGGTTTCGGCGGCCGGTCCAACGTCGTGGAGCTGGTCGTCAGCCGGCTGCGCCGCAAGCTCGGCGACGCCGACGGGGCCGGCGAGCCGCTGATCCGGACGGTGCGCGGCTTCGGGTACGTGATCCGGCAGGCGGCCCGGTGA